From Shewanella psychrophila, a single genomic window includes:
- the yihA gene encoding ribosome biogenesis GTP-binding protein YihA/YsxC, which yields MTESRIDFRKAKFLISAPDIAHLDEYLPGDAGIEIAFAGRSNAGKSSALNLLTDQKSLARTSKTPGRTQLINVFELDEHRRLVDLPGYGFAQVPLALKKKWQKALGEYLQERKCLGGMVVLMDIRHPLKDLDMQMIEWAVESEIPVLALLTKADKMKQSERMKMVNEVRKHLGDFDDRVKVEPFSSLKGIGKAKVLGILDTWCHPQWLVDALAEDEVNESEDESPATDSAI from the coding sequence GTGACTGAATCTCGTATTGATTTTCGTAAAGCCAAGTTTTTAATCAGTGCCCCCGATATCGCACACCTTGATGAGTACTTACCTGGAGATGCTGGAATCGAAATAGCCTTTGCAGGGCGTTCGAACGCGGGTAAGTCTAGCGCCTTGAACCTTCTTACAGATCAAAAGAGTCTGGCACGAACCAGTAAGACACCGGGAAGAACTCAATTAATCAATGTGTTTGAATTGGATGAACATCGCAGGCTAGTTGATTTGCCTGGTTACGGTTTCGCTCAAGTGCCACTTGCCCTCAAGAAGAAATGGCAGAAAGCACTGGGTGAATACTTACAGGAGCGTAAATGTCTAGGTGGTATGGTGGTCTTGATGGATATCAGGCATCCATTGAAAGATCTCGATATGCAGATGATCGAATGGGCCGTCGAGAGTGAAATTCCTGTGCTAGCCCTGTTAACTAAAGCCGACAAGATGAAGCAGAGTGAGCGTATGAAGATGGTCAATGAAGTCAGAAAGCATCTGGGTGATTTTGATGATCGGGTTAAGGTGGAGCCATTCTCTTCACTTAAGGGTATAGGTAAGGCCAAGGTTTTAGGTATTTTAGATACTTGGTGTCACCCTCAATGGTTGGTTGATGCATTAGCCGAAGATGAAGTTAATGAATCCGAGGACGAAAGTCCTGCTACTGATTCTGCAATTTAG
- the polA gene encoding DNA polymerase I, which produces MPKIAENPLVLVDGSSYLYRAYYAPPHLTNSKGEATGAVYGVINMLRSLLNQYEPTQMAVVFDAKGKTFRNDMYEDYKAQRPPMPDDLRTQIEPLHRIIRAMGLPLVCISGVEADDVIGTISTQASKEGRAVLISTGDKDMAQLVDENVTLINTMTNTIMGPEEVTEKFGVGPELIIDLLALQGDKADNIPGLPGVGEKTAVAMLTGAGGIDKILAAPEKMPELGFRGAKTMPAKLAEHGDILKLSYELATIKLDVELEQDWQELNIKPADRDEMIKCFGEMEFKRWLAEVLDNKSGSSKGEDTADEETSKQDIKTEYTTIYTHEELDLWIDKLANAELIAIDTETTSLNYMEAKLVGISFAIEAGKAAYLPLAHDYLDAPEQLDQAEALAKLKPLLENPELKKVGQNLKYDISIFANVGIKLQGIAFDTMLESYVFNSVASKHNMDDLALKYLGHKNISFEEVAGKGVKQLTFNQIDLETAAPYAAEDADITLRLHHHLWPRLEKEPELASVFTDIELPLIQILSDIERRGVLIDSMMLGQQSEELARSIDELEQQAFEIADEKFNLSSPKQLQALFFEKLGYPIIKKTPKGAPSTAEEVLVELALDYPLPKIILQHRSLAKLKSTYTDKLPLMVNAQSGRVHTSYHQANAATGRLSSSEPNLQNIPIRTEEGRRIRHAFIAREGKKVLAADYSQIELRIMAHLSQDKGLLTAFAAGKDIHRATAAEVFDVDFDEVTTEQRRRAKAVNFGLIYGMSAFGLAKQLDIPRPEAQKYIDTYFKRYPGVLKYMEETRAEAADLGYVSTLYGRRLYLPAIKDRNAMRRQAAERAAINAPMQGTAADIIKKAMINIAHWIATETQGEIDMIMQVHDELVFEVDSDKAVEMQEKICQLMADAVSLDVELLAEAGIGDNWEQAH; this is translated from the coding sequence ATGCCTAAAATTGCCGAAAATCCGTTAGTTCTAGTAGATGGCTCCTCCTATCTTTATCGTGCCTATTATGCACCACCACATCTTACCAATTCTAAGGGTGAAGCCACCGGCGCTGTTTATGGCGTAATTAACATGTTACGCAGCCTGCTCAACCAGTATGAACCGACTCAAATGGCGGTAGTTTTCGATGCGAAAGGTAAAACCTTCCGTAACGACATGTACGAAGATTACAAGGCCCAGAGGCCGCCTATGCCAGATGATCTTCGCACTCAGATAGAACCTCTCCATAGAATAATACGTGCTATGGGATTGCCTCTGGTATGTATTTCCGGAGTCGAGGCGGACGATGTTATCGGCACAATCTCAACCCAAGCGAGTAAAGAGGGCAGAGCCGTACTTATCAGTACTGGCGATAAAGATATGGCCCAGCTCGTCGATGAGAATGTCACGCTGATCAACACAATGACCAATACCATCATGGGACCGGAGGAAGTCACCGAAAAATTTGGTGTCGGACCCGAGCTCATTATCGACTTATTAGCCCTACAGGGTGACAAGGCCGATAATATTCCCGGGCTTCCTGGTGTAGGCGAGAAAACAGCCGTAGCCATGCTAACCGGTGCTGGCGGCATAGATAAGATCCTAGCCGCTCCGGAAAAGATGCCTGAACTAGGCTTCAGAGGCGCTAAGACCATGCCGGCTAAGCTTGCCGAGCACGGCGATATACTCAAGTTATCCTATGAGCTGGCAACGATTAAGTTAGATGTCGAACTCGAACAAGACTGGCAAGAGCTCAATATCAAGCCGGCAGACCGAGATGAAATGATAAAATGTTTCGGTGAAATGGAATTTAAACGTTGGTTGGCCGAAGTACTCGATAATAAATCTGGCTCGAGTAAAGGTGAAGATACAGCCGATGAAGAAACTTCTAAGCAAGATATAAAAACCGAATACACCACTATATATACCCATGAAGAATTGGATCTTTGGATAGATAAACTCGCCAATGCAGAGCTCATCGCCATAGACACTGAGACCACCAGTCTCAACTATATGGAAGCCAAATTAGTCGGTATCTCCTTCGCAATAGAAGCGGGCAAGGCAGCCTATCTTCCATTAGCCCACGACTATTTAGATGCACCAGAACAACTGGATCAAGCTGAAGCCTTAGCAAAACTCAAGCCTCTACTGGAAAATCCCGAGCTAAAAAAAGTAGGACAAAATCTTAAATACGACATCAGTATTTTTGCCAATGTGGGCATTAAGCTGCAAGGCATAGCCTTCGATACTATGCTCGAGTCCTATGTCTTCAATTCAGTCGCATCTAAGCACAACATGGATGATCTGGCACTTAAATACCTAGGTCACAAAAATATCAGCTTCGAAGAGGTTGCAGGCAAAGGTGTCAAACAGCTGACCTTCAATCAAATCGACCTAGAAACCGCGGCTCCTTACGCAGCCGAAGACGCCGATATTACCCTCAGATTGCATCATCATTTATGGCCAAGATTAGAGAAAGAGCCGGAACTGGCTTCGGTATTTACCGATATTGAGCTGCCACTCATTCAAATACTGTCAGATATTGAGCGCAGAGGCGTTTTAATAGATAGCATGATGCTAGGGCAACAGAGTGAAGAGCTCGCCAGAAGCATAGATGAGTTAGAGCAACAAGCTTTCGAAATCGCCGATGAGAAATTCAATTTAAGTTCACCTAAGCAGCTTCAAGCACTATTTTTCGAGAAATTGGGCTATCCCATTATTAAGAAGACACCTAAAGGTGCCCCCTCCACTGCCGAAGAAGTATTAGTCGAATTAGCCTTAGATTATCCGCTACCCAAGATCATACTCCAACACAGAAGCTTAGCTAAGCTAAAGAGCACCTACACTGACAAGTTACCCCTCATGGTCAATGCTCAGAGTGGCCGAGTGCACACGAGTTATCATCAGGCCAATGCGGCTACTGGGCGTCTCTCTTCCAGCGAGCCTAACCTGCAAAACATCCCAATTCGTACGGAAGAGGGTCGCAGAATCCGTCACGCATTCATCGCACGTGAAGGCAAGAAGGTACTCGCAGCAGATTACTCACAAATCGAATTGCGCATCATGGCTCACTTGTCTCAAGATAAGGGATTACTCACAGCTTTCGCCGCCGGTAAAGATATTCACAGGGCAACCGCAGCCGAAGTATTCGATGTGGACTTCGATGAAGTCACTACGGAACAACGCCGTCGCGCCAAAGCGGTAAACTTCGGACTCATTTATGGCATGTCAGCATTTGGCCTCGCTAAGCAATTAGATATTCCTCGCCCTGAGGCTCAAAAGTATATCGACACTTACTTTAAACGTTACCCGGGTGTGCTCAAGTATATGGAAGAGACTCGCGCAGAAGCGGCAGATCTTGGTTACGTCTCGACGCTCTATGGTCGCAGGCTATATCTACCAGCGATTAAAGATAGGAATGCCATGAGACGCCAGGCAGCTGAGCGAGCAGCGATTAATGCGCCTATGCAAGGCACTGCCGCCGATATCATCAAGAAGGCCATGATCAACATAGCCCATTGGATTGCTACCGAGACTCAAGGTGAGATCGACATGATCATGCAAGTGCACGATGAACTCGTGTTCGAAGTCGACAGCGATAAGGCGGTTGAAATGCAGGAGAAAATTTGTCAGCTAATGGCCGATGCGGTCAGCCTGGATGTCGAACTCCTTGCAGAAGCTGGAATAGGTGATAACTGGGAACAGGCTCATTAG
- the elbB gene encoding isoprenoid biosynthesis glyoxalase ElbB, whose amino-acid sequence MKKIAVLLSGSGVFDGSEIHESVLTMLALSKLGVEYQCFAPNILQMHVVNHLTGEVETNQSRNVLVESARIARGEIKATEELELSEFDALIIPGGFGAAKNLCNFATNGSDCVIAPEVTNFINQFADSKQPVGFICIAPVMIPLLYGEGAIGTIGNDSETAQAFNLMGGVHQEAVVQDIIVDEVNKVVSTPAYMLAGNIVEASIGIEKLVKKVIEMV is encoded by the coding sequence ATGAAAAAAATAGCAGTCTTATTGAGTGGCTCCGGTGTATTCGATGGTAGTGAGATACATGAATCTGTTTTAACTATGTTAGCGCTTTCAAAGCTGGGCGTGGAGTACCAGTGTTTTGCGCCTAATATTTTACAGATGCATGTGGTTAATCATCTAACTGGTGAGGTGGAAACTAACCAGAGTAGAAATGTTTTAGTGGAATCTGCTCGTATCGCCAGAGGCGAAATAAAGGCGACCGAAGAGCTTGAACTTAGTGAGTTTGATGCCTTGATCATACCAGGAGGCTTTGGGGCCGCAAAAAATTTATGCAACTTTGCTACTAATGGTAGTGATTGCGTTATTGCCCCGGAAGTCACAAATTTTATTAATCAATTTGCCGATAGTAAGCAGCCGGTTGGTTTTATCTGTATCGCACCGGTAATGATACCCCTCTTATACGGCGAGGGCGCCATAGGCACTATAGGCAATGACAGCGAGACTGCCCAAGCCTTTAACTTGATGGGAGGCGTGCATCAGGAAGCTGTAGTTCAGGATATAATAGTCGATGAGGTCAATAAGGTGGTGAGTACTCCAGCTTATATGCTGGCGGGTAATATCGTCGAAGCGAGTATTGGTATCGAGAAGCTAGTGAAGAAAGTGATAGAGATGGTATAA
- the glpG gene encoding rhomboid family intramembrane serine protease GlpG, whose product MVEIGRLPNERAAQALIDYLKGEKIECKILPTEQGVSVCVLNDHHSIRARQEFERFIHNPHDPKYLQASWDNGDSKLKLDYGSPSLQLVTQFITGAGPLTLGIIFICILVFAGFNLGFAEPIYQYLSFFNAVPGSSLSEFWRVFTPSLLHFSALHIIFNLLWWWSLGGKIENKLGLTPLLTLLIVAGTLPNIIQYFVGGPNFGGLSGVVYAVVGYTWIMGTRRPELGIGLPPAYMGFLLIWLVFGFTDMFGLSIANGAHVGGLLVGLGQGWIDSKRINS is encoded by the coding sequence ATGGTAGAAATAGGTAGGCTCCCCAATGAGCGAGCGGCTCAAGCGCTGATCGATTACCTTAAAGGCGAGAAGATTGAGTGTAAGATCTTGCCTACTGAACAGGGCGTCAGTGTTTGTGTGCTCAACGACCACCACAGTATTCGTGCCAGACAAGAATTTGAACGATTTATCCACAACCCTCACGATCCTAAATATTTGCAGGCTTCTTGGGATAATGGTGATAGCAAGCTGAAACTAGACTACGGTTCCCCCTCTCTGCAACTGGTCACACAATTTATTACTGGTGCAGGCCCATTAACCTTGGGCATCATTTTCATCTGCATCTTAGTGTTTGCAGGGTTTAACCTGGGCTTTGCCGAGCCGATATACCAATACCTGTCATTTTTTAATGCCGTTCCCGGATCTAGCCTGAGTGAGTTTTGGCGAGTATTTACCCCAAGTCTACTGCACTTCTCCGCCTTGCATATTATTTTTAACTTGCTCTGGTGGTGGTCTCTGGGAGGAAAAATAGAGAATAAATTAGGCCTGACTCCGCTACTCACTCTACTCATAGTTGCGGGAACCTTGCCTAATATCATCCAGTACTTCGTCGGTGGGCCAAACTTCGGGGGTTTATCCGGTGTAGTTTACGCCGTTGTCGGTTACACCTGGATCATGGGCACTAGACGCCCGGAATTAGGTATCGGCTTGCCCCCGGCCTACATGGGCTTCCTGCTTATCTGGTTAGTGTTTGGATTTACCGATATGTTCGGTCTCTCAATCGCCAATGGTGCACATGTCGGCGGCTTACTCGTCGGACTGGGGCAAGGCTGGATTGATAGTAAAAGAATAAACAGTTAG
- the glpE gene encoding thiosulfate sulfurtransferase GlpE → MSNFQHFSVNQLIQLSESNADIQIVDIRDAASFASGHVEGSVNLNNENLASFVAEADMDQPLIVVCYHGISSQGAAQYLGEQGFDDVYSLDGGYQAWHEAHA, encoded by the coding sequence ATGTCTAACTTCCAACATTTTAGCGTCAATCAATTGATTCAGCTCTCTGAGAGTAATGCAGATATTCAGATCGTAGATATTCGCGATGCAGCCAGCTTTGCATCGGGTCATGTAGAAGGCTCAGTCAATCTCAATAACGAAAACCTCGCTAGTTTTGTAGCAGAAGCAGATATGGATCAACCTCTTATTGTTGTCTGTTATCATGGAATCAGCAGCCAAGGGGCGGCTCAATACTTAGGCGAGCAAGGGTTCGATGATGTTTATAGTCTAGATGGCGGCTATCAAGCTTGGCACGAAGCTCACGCATAA
- the tdh gene encoding L-threonine 3-dehydrogenase gives MKALSKLKPEQGIWMVDAPKPKLGHNDLLIKIRKTAICGTDVHIYNWDTWSQNTIPVPMIVGHEYVGEIVEIGQEVRGFTIGDRVSGEGHITCGHCRNCRAGRTHLCRNTSGVGVHRDGAFAEYLVIPAFNAFKIPDDISDDLASIFDPFGNAVHTALSFDLVGEDVLITGAGPIGIMAAAVCRHVGARHVVITDVNEYRLELAMKMGATRTVNVAKEKLEDVMAELGMTEGFDVGLEMSGVPSAFHSMLDTMNHGGKVAMLGIPGDDMAIDWSKIIFKGLIIKGIYGREMFETWYKMASLIQSGLDISPIITHHYKVDDFQQGFDAMRSGQSGKVILSWD, from the coding sequence ATGAAAGCATTAAGCAAGTTAAAGCCTGAGCAAGGCATCTGGATGGTCGATGCACCTAAACCAAAGCTGGGGCATAACGATCTATTGATCAAGATCCGCAAGACAGCCATCTGCGGTACCGACGTACATATCTACAACTGGGATACCTGGTCGCAAAATACCATTCCGGTACCTATGATTGTTGGACATGAGTATGTGGGCGAAATAGTCGAAATAGGCCAGGAAGTCCGTGGTTTTACCATTGGCGATCGCGTCTCAGGTGAAGGACACATCACCTGTGGCCACTGTCGTAACTGCCGTGCGGGTCGAACTCACCTATGCCGTAACACTTCAGGTGTCGGTGTTCATCGTGATGGTGCTTTCGCAGAATATCTAGTTATACCAGCATTTAACGCGTTTAAAATCCCCGATGATATCTCAGACGATCTTGCTTCTATCTTCGATCCTTTCGGCAATGCCGTCCATACCGCACTCTCTTTCGACTTAGTCGGTGAAGATGTATTGATCACCGGAGCGGGTCCTATAGGTATTATGGCCGCCGCAGTATGTCGTCATGTTGGTGCTCGCCATGTGGTGATCACCGACGTAAACGAATACAGACTCGAGCTAGCAATGAAGATGGGCGCGACTCGTACGGTCAATGTAGCTAAAGAGAAGCTGGAAGATGTCATGGCTGAACTTGGTATGACAGAAGGCTTCGATGTCGGACTGGAGATGTCTGGTGTACCGAGTGCATTCCACTCTATGCTAGATACCATGAATCATGGCGGAAAAGTCGCCATGCTAGGTATTCCAGGCGATGACATGGCCATCGATTGGAGCAAGATTATCTTCAAGGGATTGATCATCAAAGGCATCTACGGTCGTGAAATGTTCGAAACCTGGTACAAGATGGCGAGCCTGATCCAATCGGGTCTGGATATCTCACCTATCATTACCCATCACTACAAAGTCGATGACTTTCAGCAAGGCTTCGACGCCATGCGTTCGGGCCAATCAGGTAAAGTTATCCTCAGCTGGGATTAA
- a CDS encoding glycine C-acetyltransferase, which yields MATTSFYDQINQQLAEVKAEGLYKSERIIVSPQQTEIRVNDAEVMNFCANNYLGLANHPELIKAAQGGLNDHGFGMASVRFICGTQDIHKKLEASLSEFLGMEDTILYSSCFDANAGLFETLLSAEDAIISDALNHASIIDGVRLCKAKRFRYANNDMAALEEQLKAAKEAGARNILIATDGVFSMDGVIANLKGVCDLADQYGALVMVDDSHAVGFIGQNGRGTHEYCEVMGRVDIITGTLGKALGGASGGFTAAKKEVVDWLRQRSRPYLFSNSLAPSIVTASIHVLEMLKSGQALREAVWENSRYFREKMTEAGFNLGGADHAIIPVMIGDAKLAGDFANRLLEENIYVVGFSFPVVPKGQARIRTQMSAAHTKEQLDKAIESFTRIAKEMGII from the coding sequence GTGGCAACGACCTCATTCTACGACCAGATCAATCAACAACTTGCTGAAGTGAAAGCCGAAGGCTTATATAAGAGCGAGCGCATAATAGTCTCTCCTCAGCAGACCGAAATCCGGGTTAATGATGCAGAAGTAATGAACTTCTGTGCAAATAACTACCTTGGTTTAGCAAATCACCCTGAACTGATCAAGGCTGCGCAAGGCGGTTTAAACGATCATGGTTTCGGTATGGCTTCGGTCAGATTTATCTGTGGCACCCAAGACATACACAAGAAACTTGAGGCTAGCCTCAGCGAATTTTTGGGCATGGAAGACACCATTCTTTATTCATCTTGTTTCGATGCCAACGCAGGTCTATTTGAGACCTTGCTTAGTGCGGAAGATGCCATCATCTCTGACGCCCTGAACCACGCATCGATTATCGACGGTGTGCGTCTTTGTAAAGCGAAACGTTTCCGTTACGCCAACAACGACATGGCAGCCCTCGAAGAGCAGCTTAAGGCAGCTAAAGAAGCAGGTGCACGTAACATATTGATCGCCACAGATGGTGTGTTCTCTATGGATGGCGTTATCGCCAACCTTAAAGGTGTATGTGACCTTGCCGATCAATATGGCGCACTAGTCATGGTCGACGACTCCCACGCCGTCGGCTTTATCGGTCAAAATGGCCGAGGAACTCACGAATACTGTGAAGTAATGGGCCGCGTAGACATTATCACGGGCACCTTAGGTAAGGCACTCGGTGGTGCGTCAGGTGGATTCACTGCGGCGAAGAAAGAGGTCGTAGACTGGTTACGCCAGCGTTCACGCCCATACCTATTCTCTAACTCTTTAGCTCCTTCTATTGTCACCGCCTCTATCCATGTGCTCGAGATGCTAAAATCAGGTCAGGCACTGCGTGAAGCAGTTTGGGAAAATAGCCGTTATTTCCGAGAAAAAATGACTGAAGCCGGCTTTAACTTAGGCGGCGCCGATCACGCAATCATTCCAGTAATGATTGGTGATGCTAAACTGGCTGGTGACTTCGCTAATCGTCTACTCGAAGAGAACATCTATGTGGTTGGATTTTCTTTCCCTGTAGTTCCTAAGGGACAGGCACGTATCCGCACTCAAATGTCTGCAGCTCATACTAAAGAGCAATTAGATAAGGCTATCGAGTCATTTACTCGCATCGCTAAAGAGATGGGTATTATTTAA
- a CDS encoding TetR/AcrR family transcriptional regulator, producing the protein MKTRDKIIHASLELFNEHGERTITTNHIAAHLGISPGNLYYHFRNKEDIIRSIFSLYESHLETSFQPYEGEPVNIDLLIGYFDAIFYAMWEFRFMYANLTDILSRDDELKRQYLQVQQQVLARSSHVLSKLEQDGVIAIEQDEIPPLAETIRMIVCFWISYKQTHSPDIKITKSSLYEGLLRILMLSKAYSTPNSRSTFVRLEQHYQELAQSPVEELA; encoded by the coding sequence ATGAAAACCCGCGATAAAATTATACATGCCAGCCTGGAGCTGTTTAACGAGCATGGTGAAAGGACTATCACCACCAATCATATCGCCGCCCACCTAGGCATAAGCCCAGGCAACCTCTATTACCACTTCCGTAATAAAGAGGACATTATTCGCTCTATCTTCTCCCTTTACGAAAGTCACCTTGAGACTAGCTTTCAACCTTATGAAGGCGAACCCGTCAATATCGATCTCTTGATAGGCTACTTCGATGCCATCTTCTATGCCATGTGGGAATTTAGGTTCATGTATGCCAACCTCACAGATATATTGAGCCGTGATGATGAACTAAAAAGGCAATACTTGCAGGTTCAGCAACAAGTACTCGCTCGCAGCAGCCATGTCCTGAGTAAACTCGAGCAAGATGGTGTAATAGCTATCGAGCAAGATGAGATCCCTCCTCTGGCTGAAACCATCAGAATGATCGTCTGTTTCTGGATCAGTTACAAACAGACCCATTCTCCAGATATAAAAATCACTAAATCTTCACTCTACGAAGGACTGCTGAGAATATTGATGTTATCTAAGGCCTATTCGACACCAAATTCACGCTCAACATTTGTCAGACTCGAGCAGCATTACCAAGAATTAGCCCAATCTCCAGTCGAAGAACTAGCCTAA
- the waaA gene encoding lipid IV(A) 3-deoxy-D-manno-octulosonic acid transferase, protein MNRFCYSALLYLLLPLLVLYLAIRGIKSVDYRGRWGERFGLTSLRQSDLLIHCVSMGETLAAVPLIKAIQKVFPQLTITVTTTSPTGSAEVIKAFGDSVQHCYLPFDISICVRRFLKQVAPKSCIIMETELWPNLVHQASKSGVKLMLANARLSEKSARKYRKQTTLTLPMLHSLDRIAAQSELAAARFIDLGVKPENISVCGSLKFDITISADNIEQAKALRREWQKIDCPIWVAGSVHPGEFEAILNAHRQVLADKPDTLLIMVPRHPEQFNAAASKISDAGLNLARRSLNESVQSNTQVLLGDTMGELLTFYGAADQAFVGGTLIDNGGHNPLEPAALGLPVFVGPQHWDFAEIAGLLESAGALKVIASGSELACELIGKFNDSSAYEAASEAGLKVVTANRGALKQQFELAKQLIDSQEGRKIH, encoded by the coding sequence ATGAATCGTTTTTGCTATTCCGCCTTGCTATATCTGTTACTACCGTTGTTGGTGTTGTATTTAGCCATACGTGGGATAAAGAGCGTTGATTATCGAGGCCGATGGGGTGAGAGGTTTGGCCTGACATCGCTTAGGCAAAGCGATCTGTTAATTCATTGTGTGTCCATGGGGGAGACATTGGCGGCAGTGCCCTTGATTAAAGCGATTCAGAAAGTATTTCCCCAGTTAACAATCACTGTGACGACCACTAGCCCTACCGGTTCGGCCGAAGTGATAAAAGCCTTTGGTGATAGTGTGCAGCACTGCTACTTACCCTTCGATATCTCAATCTGTGTCAGGCGTTTTCTCAAACAGGTCGCGCCTAAATCTTGCATCATCATGGAGACAGAACTCTGGCCTAATCTGGTTCATCAGGCATCGAAGTCTGGAGTGAAATTGATGTTGGCGAACGCCCGTTTATCTGAAAAATCGGCGAGAAAATATCGAAAACAAACCACACTGACCTTGCCCATGTTACATAGCCTAGATCGAATAGCGGCTCAATCAGAGCTGGCTGCGGCGCGTTTTATCGATTTAGGCGTCAAACCAGAAAATATCAGTGTCTGTGGCAGCCTAAAGTTCGATATCACCATATCGGCAGATAACATTGAGCAAGCAAAAGCATTGCGCCGGGAGTGGCAGAAGATCGATTGTCCTATTTGGGTTGCAGGTAGTGTGCACCCTGGGGAGTTCGAAGCGATCTTGAATGCTCATCGTCAGGTTTTAGCGGATAAGCCTGATACTTTGCTTATCATGGTCCCCCGGCATCCAGAGCAGTTTAATGCCGCCGCAAGTAAGATTTCTGATGCTGGATTAAATTTAGCTCGTCGAAGCTTAAATGAGTCAGTCCAGTCAAATACTCAAGTACTATTAGGCGATACTATGGGGGAGCTACTCACCTTCTATGGCGCCGCGGATCAAGCCTTTGTCGGTGGCACCTTGATCGATAACGGTGGTCATAACCCATTGGAGCCTGCAGCATTGGGCCTACCGGTATTCGTTGGTCCACAGCATTGGGATTTCGCTGAAATAGCAGGTTTGCTCGAAAGTGCCGGAGCATTGAAGGTAATTGCTTCGGGTAGTGAACTCGCCTGTGAGTTGATAGGTAAGTTCAATGATAGCTCGGCCTATGAAGCTGCCAGCGAGGCTGGGCTTAAGGTAGTCACCGCTAATAGAGGCGCGCTGAAGCAGCAGTTTGAGCTGGCGAAACAGTTGATCGACTCACAAGAAGGGAGAAAAATTCATTAG
- a CDS encoding 3-deoxy-D-manno-octulosonic acid kinase, which yields MQIKQTSRGAIAYCVTAAQASTTEWFDVSFWQEKSAVTGSSKGRYTTWFVKPALQAPQNEEPADKESEWVLRHYYRGGLIEKLSKDKYLFTGLHKTRAVAELALLTQLFNEGFAVPRPIAANVERSGLYYRADIIIERVEGAQDLVAKLSKEVMTDDQWQQLGHCISKFHQRGVYHADLNAKNILITDDEFYLIDFDRGEVRAPNAKWQGANLERLLRSFNKEKGKLPSLAFTESDWQSLMKGYSKP from the coding sequence ATGCAGATAAAGCAGACCAGCCGAGGCGCTATCGCATATTGCGTAACCGCCGCACAAGCAAGCACCACTGAATGGTTCGATGTTAGTTTCTGGCAAGAAAAATCGGCTGTCACAGGCTCATCGAAAGGGCGCTATACCACCTGGTTTGTGAAACCAGCTCTCCAAGCGCCTCAGAATGAAGAGCCGGCAGATAAAGAGAGTGAATGGGTATTACGTCACTATTATCGCGGCGGTCTGATAGAGAAGTTAAGCAAAGATAAATATCTGTTCACTGGATTACACAAGACCCGAGCCGTAGCTGAGCTTGCTCTACTGACCCAACTCTTTAATGAAGGCTTTGCCGTGCCCAGACCCATCGCTGCCAATGTTGAGCGTAGCGGCCTGTACTATCGCGCCGATATCATCATCGAGCGAGTTGAAGGTGCACAAGATTTGGTGGCCAAGCTAAGCAAAGAAGTCATGACGGACGATCAGTGGCAACAATTAGGCCACTGCATAAGTAAGTTTCACCAACGCGGTGTCTATCATGCCGATCTCAATGCCAAGAATATTCTCATCACAGATGATGAATTCTATCTTATCGATTTCGATAGAGGAGAGGTTCGAGCGCCAAATGCTAAATGGCAAGGTGCAAACCTTGAACGCTTATTGCGCTCGTTCAACAAGGAGAAGGGAAAGCTCCCTTCTTTGGCATTCACCGAATCTGACTGGCAAAGCTTGATGAAAGGTTACTCGAAACCTTAG